From Anopheles coluzzii chromosome 3, AcolN3, whole genome shotgun sequence, the proteins below share one genomic window:
- the LOC120956390 gene encoding UPF0430 protein CG31712 isoform X2, whose product MGRSRSRSRSPKKHKSKHRKRSKSRSSSHHHRSSYDKYRERSSKSRKRSISESSDSSSDGSNSGSRHHHKKSSRSRKLTEVERLAEMERQRRQKEAEQKMIEEEAAKRIELLVKKRVEEELEKRKDEIETEVQRRVEAAKKQMEQEMMLELEKRREQAREEERRREEEELKKRQELENILAENNRKIEEAQRKLAEDRLAIIEEQRKMDEERQKMRKEQEKRIKEEQKMILGKNNSRPKLSFSLKPGVS is encoded by the exons ATGGGTCGCTCGAGATCGCGAAGTCGTTCGCCCAAAAAGCACAAGAGCAAGCACCGGAAACGAAGCAAATCGCGCTCGTCCTCCCATCACCACCGGAGCAGCTACGATAAATACAGAGAGCGCAGCTCCAAATCCAG GAAACGCTCCATCTCTGAGTCCTCCGATAGTAGCAGCGATGGTTCAAACAGTGGGTCCCGGCATCACCACAAAAAGAGCTCCCGCAGCCGGAAGCTAACAGAGGTGGAACGTTTGGCAGAGATGGAACGACAGCGTAGACAGAAGGAAGCCGAACAGAAG ATGattgaagaagaagcagcCAAGCGAATAGAGCTGCTAGTGAAGAAACGTGTCGAGGAAGAGCTAGAAAAGCGCAAAGATGAAATTGAAACCGAGGTTCAGCGGCGTGTTGAGGCCGCCAAGAAGCAGATGGAGCAGGAGATGATGCTCGAGCTGGAAAAACGAAGGGAGCAAGCTCGCGAAGAGGAACGCCGACGAGAG GAGGAAGAGCTTAAAAAGCGCCAGGAACTTGAGAATATTCTCGCTGAAAATAATCGCAAAATCGAGGAGGCGCAACGCAAGTTG GCCGAAGATCGCCTTGCGATTATCGAAGAGCAAAGAAAGATGGACGAAGAGCGTCAAAAGATGCGCAAAGAGCAAGAGAAACGCATCAAAGAAGAGCAAAAGATGATCCTGGGCAAGAACAATTCGAGACCGAAACTGTCGTTCTCGTTAAAACCGGGTGTATCGTAA
- the LOC120956390 gene encoding UPF0430 protein CG31712 isoform X1, producing MFRSFSFSFLCLLNSGYSLFGGFPFGIRACICYYQLPPTPFLPFPCQSTRRSVLCCAPSPVRACRKRSISESSDSSSDGSNSGSRHHHKKSSRSRKLTEVERLAEMERQRRQKEAEQKMIEEEAAKRIELLVKKRVEEELEKRKDEIETEVQRRVEAAKKQMEQEMMLELEKRREQAREEERRREEEELKKRQELENILAENNRKIEEAQRKLAEDRLAIIEEQRKMDEERQKMRKEQEKRIKEEQKMILGKNNSRPKLSFSLKPGVS from the exons ATGTTTCGGtcattttctttctcttttctgtGCCTGTTAAATTCCGGCTACTCCCTTTTTGGCGGGTTCCCTTTCGGTATCCGCGCGTGCATCTGCTACTACCAactcccccccaccccattTTTGCCTTTCCCGTGCCAATCTACACGACGATCTGTGCTGTGTTGTGCCCCGTCTCCTGTGCGCGCATGTAGGAAACGCTCCATCTCTGAGTCCTCCGATAGTAGCAGCGATGGTTCAAACAGTGGGTCCCGGCATCACCACAAAAAGAGCTCCCGCAGCCGGAAGCTAACAGAGGTGGAACGTTTGGCAGAGATGGAACGACAGCGTAGACAGAAGGAAGCCGAACAGAAG ATGattgaagaagaagcagcCAAGCGAATAGAGCTGCTAGTGAAGAAACGTGTCGAGGAAGAGCTAGAAAAGCGCAAAGATGAAATTGAAACCGAGGTTCAGCGGCGTGTTGAGGCCGCCAAGAAGCAGATGGAGCAGGAGATGATGCTCGAGCTGGAAAAACGAAGGGAGCAAGCTCGCGAAGAGGAACGCCGACGAGAG GAGGAAGAGCTTAAAAAGCGCCAGGAACTTGAGAATATTCTCGCTGAAAATAATCGCAAAATCGAGGAGGCGCAACGCAAGTTG GCCGAAGATCGCCTTGCGATTATCGAAGAGCAAAGAAAGATGGACGAAGAGCGTCAAAAGATGCGCAAAGAGCAAGAGAAACGCATCAAAGAAGAGCAAAAGATGATCCTGGGCAAGAACAATTCGAGACCGAAACTGTCGTTCTCGTTAAAACCGGGTGTATCGTAA
- the LOC120958265 gene encoding tubulin glycylase 3B → MHLKLKFVTSDVWDSDPGVDLADITLELGEIDYGRQLDQRFEQAPVQLTRRFLKGLPALEPPPSNAHKRHQCPVPAGAGPGDDDRPLSPLSRPFPQPKASQHVHTFPRMAPRLQPPDDDEDANRTPKHKFFRNYSFDFLKQKQLKAKIASAVEKKHIFSIVGHYPALRKALKTRHWLEKQTFRSALLRELSHHALLQKASNGNEYEEALVSKYLKPYLPYFIWQHRNMRDCKQDRFYAPYRSRIHYERPYDFAVKENLIRLINASHWHQEEGFAELDYPRTYLLDTEDIITKFQEDYQLTIVSSFLHHMAKHLEHAFDDEGTLPTDVLTTAMKYLRYYLGCAQHEDIDHEEFCEPLLTPENRHEMEQLLAGEAQFGSIPGYEVLSLVAQVKKLVHEAAKVFPDMKIDGIRNMWILKPGNRCRGLGIMLFNDDRKLLEHVDSNPDVKYVAQKYIERPLLIHCTKFDIRQYFLITYTNNVLKVWMYRNCYLRFSSRQFNLDDFSESIHLTNYSIQKNYAKEVREGADALPASNMWSLKRFQEHLQSLDKGFYWERKIYPDMKKNILAIVCASLDGMKMERNMFELYGADFMVTENFRTMLIEINTSPDLSSSTDVTSVICPAVLEDLVKVVIDNTKDKRAGTGQFELIHSLEIPRVAPYGYGLTVDGRSMQSKHRSKSPLSPINTSTGPTVASTATSTPKRSTAAAGTTVATTVATGGIISTGANGGNAKHSRYAASSSESSSRGSKTSLTSVILDRPRTTLK, encoded by the exons ATGCATCTAAAACTTAAATTTGTTACCAGTGATGTATGGGACAGTGATCCCGGTGTTGATCTAGCGGACATAACGCTAGAGCTGGGCGAGATCGATTATGGCCGGCAGCTCGACCAGCGGTTTGAACAGGCACCGGTACAGCTCACTAGACGATTTCTCAAAGGATTACCTGCGCTAGAGCCACCACCTTCCAATGCACACAAACGTCACCAATGCCCAGTTCCGGCTGGTGCTGGTCccggtgatgatgatcgtcCCCTATCGCCACTCTCGCGACCATTTCCCCAGCCAAAGGCTAGCCAGCATGTGCACACCTTCCCGCGCATGGCGCCACGGTTGCAGCcccccgacgacgacgaagacgcGAACCGTACGCCAAAGCACAAGTTTTTCCGCAACTATAGCTTCGATTTTCTCAAGCAAAAGCAGTTGAAGGCAAAGATTGCGTCGGCGGTGGAGAAGAAGCACATCTTCTCGATCGTTGGCCACTATCCGGCGCTGCGGAAAGCTCTCAAAACACGCCACTGGCTCGAAAAGCAAACCTTCCGGAGTGCGCTGCTGCGCGAACTCTCCCATCACGCGCTGCTGCAGAAGGCGTCGAACGGTAACGAGTACGAGGAAGCGCTCGTGTCCAAGTACCTGAAGCCGTACCTGCCGTACTTTATCTGGCAGCATCGGAACATGCGCGACTGCAAGCAGGACCGCTTCTACGCACCGTACCGCAGCCGCATACACTACGAGCGGCCGTACGATTTTGCCGTGAAGGAGAACCTGATCCGCCTGATCAATGCGTCCCACTGGCATCAGGAGGAAGGGTTCGCCGAGCTGGACTACCCGCGCACCTATCTGCTCGATACGGAGGACATCATTACCAAGTTCCAGGAGGACTATCAGCTCACGATCGTGAGCAGCTTCCTGCACCACATGGCCAAGCATCTGGAGCACGCGTTCGACGACGAGGGCACGCTACCGACGGACGTGCTGACGACGGCGATGAAGTATCTGCGCTACTATCTGGGCTGTGCGCAACACGAGGACATCGATCATGAGGAGTTTTGCGAGCCGCTGCTAACGCCGGAGAACAGGCACGAGATGGAGCAGCTGCTGGCGGGCGAGGCCCAGTTCGGTAGCATACCCGGGTACGAGGTGCTGTCGCTGGTGGCGCAGGTGAAAAAGCTGGTGCACGAGGCGGCCAAAGTGTTTCCGGACATGAAGATCGACGGGATACGTAACATGTGGATTCTGAAGCCCGGCAATCGGTGCCGCGGGCTGGGCATAATGCTCTTCAACGACGATCGCAAACTGCTCGAGCACGTGGACAGCAATCCGGACGTGAAGTACGTGGCGCAGAAGTACATCG AACGCCCGCTGTTGATACACTGCACCAAGTTCGACATCCGCCAGTACTTTCTCATCACCTACACAAACAACGTGCTGAAGGTGTGGATGTACCGGAACTGCTACCTAAGGTTTAGCTCGCGCCAGTTCAATCTGGACGATTTTAGCGAATCGATCCATCTGACGAACTACTCCATCCAGAAGAACTACGCGAAGGAGGTGCGCGAGGGTGCGGATGCACTGCCAGCGAGCAACATGTGGTCACTGAAGCGCTTCCAGGAGCATCTGCAATCGCTCGACAAGGGTTTCTACTGGGAGCGCAAGATCTATCCGGACATGAAGAAGAACATCCTCGCCATCGTCTGCGCCAGCCTGGACGGGATGAAGATGGAGCGCAACATGTTTGAGCTGTATGGGGCCGATTTTATGGTGACGGAAAACTTTCGCACCATGCTTATCGAGATCAACACCAGCCCCGATCTGTCCTCGTCCACCGACGTAACGTCCGTCATTTGTCCGGCCGTGCTAGAAGATCTTGTAAAAG TTGTAATCGACAACACGAAGGACAAACGAGCTGGAACGGGACAATTCGAACTGATTCATTCACTAGAGATACCGCGTGTGGCACCGTACGGCTACGGACTGACCGTCGACGGACGTTCGATGCAATCGAAACATCGCTCCAAAAGTCCACTGTCCCCGATCAACACGTCCACAGGACCAACGGTCGCCTCTACCGCCACATCCACACCGAAGCGAAGCACAGCAGCGGCAGGAACGACCGTAGCAACAACAGTCGCAACAGGGGGAATAATATCGACCGGAGCAAATGGTGGGAATGCGAAACATTCCCGCTACGCCGCCAGTAGCTCGGAATCTTCAAGCAGAGGCAGCAAAACGTCGCTTACGAGCGTAATTTTAGACCGGCCGCGTACGACGCTGAAGTAA
- the LOC120958264 gene encoding tubulin glycylase 3A, translating into MSMEDELNSCSSSDSGSSSECRVSCSTSNGSGTGRSSISSSGESTPATSNDSDKASDTSSSSLCSSETDKDNESDADRRNGSQSGSTAHKNGTTAKDETGSCRVSDTDKEAVVAAGGSRPTTTTTTTTTIGKVIEGNLGPLTATVKFINPYKNNWINADRLNELRKKVQDATKHHRVFLLRGSFHTVRRALVERGWVEKLDGFRVKAQASTSSSGFILEDLVSQLPERKPGESRKNHIAKCERSIMSRFLEHTPIDFLWTARREKADWLDLTKNSSLIINRFAKAPFTTKEGLCSALHDFHWFYEEGMSETYFPRCYNVWNPEELNEFVDNFRLTASMGLLKWLIERHGTEGGGGGLDAIIADDGNVPSTCITFALTRCKEYLDYCLHNDIDIEEDTKVWDHDWDVFLTHHYLLTHEDNRIQLLKEEREADAIEHYLAEAKSVLEQIKSYWPQYALDGYLNIWIVKPGNKCRGRGIHLMNNIKQIIAMVNPPIVSKTRYVIQKYIERPLIIHNTKFDIRQWFMITSVQPLNIWFYKESYLRFSSQQYNLMNYHESVHLTNHAIQKKYHNAVRDERLPHENMWDCHTFQAYLRQIDKYEMWSERIYPGMQKAIIGSLLACQDNMDRRPNTFELYGADFMITEDFYPWLIEINSSPDLAPSTSVTARLCPQCVEDTIRVVIDRRTDSNAPTGSFELIYKQVIPKTPAYMGLNLQLRGHRITPKSSIKKDRLRMLPLKPVQNVLQVSRLATSAAAASAVKQSASPVIMDLIECMQFRDGKPVDDADLSRHHGLVRGTGPCGVTSATLYKRSNFSHKSQNLRYDFEKKKSYIISKTGELFRRNGTGSGSKYLTDGDTYIDSVEAWERATTSFFQHNFSNTLSSLTVSNARTGSELADEGQSRPAPGGSSSASGGAGKCTIKVTDCDDCSSSSSNSSQCNSDSEKRTASVENLSTATAQHTVPSSSGGFPTAIRYGTRHTTGGRSSTTTSNNFYTLGFSLRTTARPPKAVGSKQPGHKLHHAQSAEDLPASFAGERTTATSPLHHRSGTVGGMVEPPPAVSGPTVGSTSGAF; encoded by the exons ATGAGCATGGAAGATGAACTAAATAGCTGTAGCAGCAGTGATAGCGGTTCGAGCAGCGAGTGCCGAGTTAgctgcagcaccagcaacggcAGTGGCACGGGACgtagcagcatcagcagcagcggcgaaaGCACTCCCGCCACCAGCAATGACAGTGATAAGGCCAGTGATACTAGCAGCAGTAGTCTGTGTAGCAGTGAAACCGACAAGGATAACGAAAGTGATGCGGACAGAAGGAACGGTTCCCAGTCCGGCAGTACGGCACACAAAAATGGCACAACCGCAAAGGACGAAACGGGCAGCTGTCGGGTTAGCGACACCGATAAGGAGGCGGTAGTCGCGGCCGGTGGCAGCagaccgacgacgacgacgacgacaacgacaactATCGGGAAAGTTATCGAGGGCAATTTGGGGCCGCTGACAGCGACGGTAAAGTTTATCAATCCGTACAAAAACAACTGGATCAATGCGGATCGATTGAACGAGCTGCGGAAGAAGGTGCAGGACGCGACCAAGCACCACCGCGTCTTTCTGCTGCGCGGCTCCTTCCACACCGTCCGACGGGCGCTGGTCGAGCGGGGATGGGTCGAAAAGCTGGACGGGTTTCGCGTGAAAGCGCAAGCGTCCACCTCGTCGTCCGGCTTCATACTGGAGGATCTGGTGTCGCAGCTGCCGGAGCGCAAGCCGGGCGAGTCGCGCAAAAACCACATCGCCAAGTGCGAGCGCAGCATCATGTCGCGCTTTCTCGAGCACACGCCGATCGATTTCCTCTGGACGGCGCGGCGCGAGAAGGCGGACTGGCTCGATCTGACGAAAAACTCGTCACTCATCATTAACCGCTTCGCCAAGGCGCCGTTCACTACGAAGGAAGGCCTCTGCTCGGCGCTGCACGATTTCCATTGGTTCTACGAGGAGGGCATGTCCGAGACCTACTTTCCCCGGTGCTACAACGTCTGGAACCCGGAGGAGTTGAACGAGTTCGTCGACAATTTCCGGCTGACGGCGTCGATGGGCCTGCTCAAGTGGCTCATCGAGCGGCACGGGACCGAGGGCGGGGGAGGCGGCCTCGACGCCATCATCGCAGACGATGGTAACGTGCCGAGCACGTGCATTACCTTTGCACTGACGCGCTGCAAGGAGTACCTGGACTACTGCCTGCACAACGACATCGACATCGAGGAGGACACGAAGGTGTGGGACCACGACTGGGACGTCTTCCTCACGCACCACTATCTGCTCACGCACGAGGACAACCGGATACAGCTGCTGAAGGAGGAGCGGGAAGCGGACGCGATCGAGCACTACCTAGCCGAGGCGAAGTCGGTGCTGGAGCAGATCAAGAGCTACTGGCCGCAGTACGCACTGGACGGGTACCTGAACATCTGGATCGTCAAGCCGGGCAATAAGTGCCGCGGCCGGGGCATCCATCTGATGAACAACATCAAGCAAATCATTGCCATGGTGAACCCACCGATTGTCAGCAAAACGCGCTACGTGATACAGAAGTACATTG AGCGACCACTCATTATTCACAACACCAAGTTTGACATCCGGCAGTGGTTCATGATCACCAGCGTGCAGCCGCTCAACATCTGGTTCTACAAGGAAAGCTATCTACGCTTCAGCTCGCAGCAGTACAATCTGATGAACTACCACGAATCGGTGCACCTGACAAACCATGCGATCCAGAAAAAGTACCACAACGCGGTGCGGGACGAGCGGTTGCCGCACGAGAACATGTGGGACTGCCACACGTTTCAGGCCTACCTCCGGCAGATCGACAAGTACGAGATGTGGTCGGAGCGTATCTACCCCGGCATGCAGAAGGCAATCATTGGGTCGCTGCTGGCCTGCCAGGACAACATGGACCGGCGGCCGAACACGTTCGAGCTTTACGGGGCGGATTTCATGATCACCGAAGACTTCTATCCGTGGCTGATCGAGATCAACTCGAGTCCCGATCTGGCACCGAGTACGAGCGTTACTGCCCGGCTCTGTCCCCAGTGCGTGGAGGACACGATACGAG TGGTGATCGATCGGCGGACTGATTCGAACGCGCCGACCGGTTCGTTCGAGCTGATCTACAAACAGGTCATACCGAAGACGCCCGCCTACATGGGGCTCAATCTACAGCTCCGCGGTCACCGTATCACACCGAAAAGCTCCATCAAGAAGGACCGCTTGCGGATGCTGCCCCTGAAGCCGGTCCAGAATGTGCTGCAGGTGTCCCGGCTGGCGACGTCGGCGGCGGCTGCATCCGCTGTGAAACAGTCCGCCTCGCCGGTCATAATGGATCTGATCGAGTGCATGCAGTTCCGGGACGGTAAGCCCGTGGACGACGCCGACTTGTCGCGCCACCATGGGCTGGTGCGGGGGACGGGCCCCTGTGGCGTTACCTCGGCCACACTGTACAAGCGGTCCAACTTTTCGCACAAGAGCCAAAACTTGCGGTACGACTTTGAGAAGAAAAAGTCGTACATCATCTCGAAGACGGGCGAGCTGTTCCGGCGGAATGGGACCGGCAGCGGCTCCAAGTACCTGACCGACGGCGACACGTACATAGACAGTGTGGAAGCCTGGGAGCGGGCTACGACTAGCTTCTTCCAGCATAATTTCTCCAACACGCTCAGTTCGCTCACCGTTAGCAACGCGCGAACCGGGTCGGAATTAGCGGACGAAGGACAATCTCGCCCGGCTCCCGGCGGCAGCAGCTCGGCGTCCGGTGGGGCAGGCAAGTGTACCATAAAAGTAACAGACTGCGacgactgcagcagcagcagcagcaatagcagtCAGTGCAACTCGGACTCGGAAAAGCGTACCGCCAGCGTGGAGAATCTCTCCACTGCCACCGCCCAGCATACGGTGCCATCATCCAGCGGCGGCTTCCCGACCGCTATCCGTTACGGCACGCGGCATACGACGGGGGGCCGCAGTAGCACCACGACCTCGAACAACTTCTACACGCTGGGCTTTAGTTTGCGAACGACAGCAAGACCTCCGAAAGCCGTCGGTTCGAAGCAACCGGGCCACAAACTGCATCACGCACAATCAGCCGAGGACCTGCCAGCATCGTTCGCTGGGGAGCGTACGACCGCCACGTCACCGTTGCACCATCGTTCCGGCACTGTCGGCGGTATGGTGGAGCCACCGCCTGCAGTCTCTGGACCCACCGTGGGCTCAACGTCCGGGGCTTTCTAG